In Halosegnis marinus, one genomic interval encodes:
- a CDS encoding tubulin/FtsZ family protein, whose protein sequence is MKLAMIGFGQAGGKILDRFLEYDQRTGSEIVRAAVAVNSAKADLMGLKNIPEENRVLIGQARVKGHGVGADNELGAEIAEEDIDEVQGAIDSIPVHEVDAFLVIAGLGGGTGSGGAPVLSKHLKRIYTEPVYGLGVLPSQDEGGIYTLNAARSFQTFVREVDNLMVFDNDAWRKTGESMEGGYSEINEEIVKRFGILFGAGEIEPGGEVGESVVDSSEIINTLSGGGVSTVGYAAEEVSREKKGLLSRFTGDDDGADDGMDAANTTNRITSLVRKAALGRLTLPCEIDGAERALLVMSGPPKYLNRKGIERGRKWLEEQTGSMEVRGGDYPVSESGFVASVILLSGVTNVPRIKELQQVAIEAQDNIDDIRQQSEENLHRLVEDDEDELEPLF, encoded by the coding sequence ATGAAGCTCGCAATGATCGGCTTCGGGCAGGCCGGCGGGAAAATCCTCGACAGGTTCCTGGAGTACGACCAGCGAACCGGGAGCGAAATCGTCCGCGCGGCCGTCGCCGTCAACAGCGCGAAGGCCGACCTGATGGGCTTGAAGAACATCCCGGAGGAGAACCGCGTCCTCATCGGACAGGCGCGGGTGAAGGGCCACGGCGTCGGCGCCGACAACGAACTCGGCGCGGAGATCGCCGAGGAGGACATCGACGAGGTGCAGGGCGCCATCGACTCGATTCCGGTCCACGAGGTCGACGCGTTCCTCGTCATCGCCGGCCTCGGCGGCGGCACCGGCTCGGGCGGCGCGCCGGTCCTCTCGAAGCACCTCAAGCGCATCTACACCGAACCCGTCTACGGCCTCGGCGTCCTGCCGAGCCAGGACGAGGGCGGCATCTATACGCTCAACGCGGCCCGCTCGTTCCAGACGTTCGTCCGCGAGGTGGACAACCTCATGGTGTTCGACAACGACGCCTGGCGGAAGACGGGCGAGTCCATGGAGGGGGGCTACTCCGAGATAAACGAGGAGATCGTCAAGCGGTTCGGCATCCTGTTCGGGGCCGGCGAGATAGAGCCGGGCGGGGAGGTCGGCGAGTCCGTCGTCGACTCCTCGGAGATAATCAACACGCTGTCGGGCGGCGGCGTCTCGACGGTCGGCTACGCCGCCGAGGAGGTCTCCCGCGAGAAGAAGGGGCTGTTGTCGCGCTTCACCGGCGACGACGACGGCGCCGACGACGGGATGGACGCCGCGAACACGACGAACCGCATCACGTCGCTGGTGCGCAAGGCGGCGCTCGGCCGGCTGACCCTGCCCTGCGAGATCGACGGCGCGGAGCGGGCGCTGCTCGTGATGAGCGGCCCGCCGAAGTACCTGAACCGGAAGGGCATAGAGCGCGGGCGGAAGTGGCTCGAAGAGCAGACCGGCTCGATGGAGGTGCGGGGCGGGGACTACCCCGTCTCGGAGTCCGGGTTCGTGGCGAGCGTCATCCTCCTGTCCGGGGTGACGAACGTCCCGCGCATCAAGGAGCTCCAGCAGGTCGCCATCGAGGCGCAGGACAACATCGACGACATCCGCCAACAGAGCGAAGAGAACTTACATCGGTTGGTCGAAGACGACGAAGATGAGTTGGAGCCGCTGTTCTAA
- a CDS encoding complex I NDUFA9 subunit family protein codes for MKVLVTGGTGFVGSYLCDELARRGHEVTALARNPREADFDRDVETVRGDVTDYDAIEPHFEGQDAVVQLVALSPLFKPDGGDDVHFDVHLGGTENAVEAAEAHGVERFVQMSALGADPDGPTAYIRSKGQAEDAVKASTMDWVIFRPSVVFGDGGEFVPFTRKLATPYLTPLPGSGKTRFQPVFVKELVRMLADGVEGTRTGPHADGEAEAVATDGGEDEADDGNEAESEAADDGNEAAGEEAETADDEAPDDAVDEDPHVGRTYDIGGPEVLTLAQVAELAWAAKRKPVSVLPVPMPLAGIGLSLLDAVPGAPMGSDQYRSLKFDNTTSNNGIGAFGWEESDLTTLQSYLGVPDERLERS; via the coding sequence ATGAAGGTGCTCGTAACCGGCGGGACGGGATTCGTGGGGTCGTACCTGTGTGACGAACTCGCCCGGCGGGGCCACGAGGTGACCGCGCTGGCGCGCAACCCCCGCGAGGCCGACTTCGACCGCGACGTCGAGACGGTCCGGGGCGACGTGACCGACTACGACGCCATCGAGCCCCACTTCGAGGGGCAGGACGCCGTCGTCCAGCTCGTCGCGCTGTCGCCGCTGTTCAAGCCCGACGGGGGCGACGACGTCCACTTCGACGTCCACCTCGGCGGCACCGAGAACGCCGTCGAGGCCGCCGAGGCCCACGGCGTCGAACGGTTCGTCCAGATGTCGGCGCTCGGCGCGGACCCGGACGGCCCGACGGCGTACATCCGTTCGAAGGGGCAGGCCGAGGACGCGGTCAAGGCGTCCACGATGGACTGGGTGATATTCCGGCCGTCCGTCGTCTTCGGCGACGGCGGCGAGTTCGTCCCGTTCACGCGGAAGCTCGCGACGCCGTACCTGACGCCGCTCCCCGGGAGCGGGAAGACGCGGTTCCAGCCGGTCTTCGTGAAGGAACTCGTGCGGATGCTCGCCGACGGCGTGGAGGGGACCCGAACCGGCCCGCACGCCGACGGCGAGGCCGAAGCGGTCGCGACCGACGGCGGCGAGGACGAGGCCGACGACGGGAACGAGGCGGAAAGCGAGGCCGCGGACGACGGGAACGAGGCCGCGGGCGAGGAAGCGGAAACCGCGGACGACGAAGCCCCCGACGACGCGGTCGACGAGGACCCCCACGTCGGCCGCACCTACGACATCGGCGGCCCCGAGGTTCTGACGCTCGCGCAGGTGGCCGAACTCGCGTGGGCCGCGAAGCGCAAGCCCGTCTCCGTCCTCCCGGTGCCGATGCCGCTCGCCGGTATCGGGCTGTCGCTGCTCGACGCGGTGCCGGGCGCCCCGATGGGGTCGGACCAGTACCGCTCGCTGAAGTTCGACAACACCACGTCGAACAACGGCATCGGCGCGTTCGGCTGGGAGGAGAGCGACCTCACGACGCTCCAGTCGTACCTCGGCGTCCCGGACGAGCGGCTCGAACGGTCGTAA